The Thunnus thynnus chromosome 2, fThuThy2.1, whole genome shotgun sequence genome includes a region encoding these proteins:
- the LOC137191199 gene encoding uncharacterized protein, with amino-acid sequence MSGMAITFILIAFPPSPCCQLLFSYLPTHHLSLSSVLVHSVTMSSQTVLLTLLVCFSVFLPSSLSRHSSSAKKTGCFKVNDCKCIMKDGSGVINLKAMGDADGFLGRLKPVTADNMPVNAEILLTFSPCQSFSQPEDLTGSDCTNVAACLIVRYQRLNRYVNRYISFGRHEGNEFHYNDTLKTLSVSYFAHDEQPLTVVHYHCNPNESASFIRDQSLRAEEPLHIWVESPCACPNACAMGDLGLGTIFLIILSLSAAAYFILGSCALRPFRSSSGVQISPEHSVWCMICYLCTERRPARRHYKDMTHCEG; translated from the exons ATGTCCGGAATGGCAATCACCTTTATTCTAATTGCTTTCCCACCATCACCATGCTGTCAGCTGCTCTTTAGTTACCTACCGACACACCACTTGTCACTATCCTCTGTTCTGGTGCACTCCGTCACCATGAGCTCTCAGACTGTCCTCCTCACTctacttgtttgttttagtgTGTTCTTGCCCTCGTCTCTCTCTCGTCATTCGAGCTCCGCTAAGAAGACAGGCTGCTTCAAAGTCAACGACTGCAAATGCATCATGAAGGATGGGAGCGGGGTGATAAACCTCAAGGCTATGGGGGATGCAGATGGTTTCCTGGGGCGTTTGAAGCCAGTGACGGCGGACAACATGCCAGTCAATGCTGAGATCCTGCTGACTTTCAGCCCCTGCCAGTCCTTCTCACAGCCAGAGGACCTGACAGGAAGTGACTGCACCAATGTCGCTGCATGCCTTATTGTCAG GTATCAAAGACTCAACAGATACGTTAACCGCTATATCAGCTTTGGAAGACATGAAGGGAATGAATTCCACTACAATGACACCCTGAAGACGCTGTCTGTCTCATACTTTG CTCACGATGAGCAGCCGCTGACAGTCGTGCATTACCACTGTAATCCAAACGAGTCTGCGTCTTTCATCCGAGACCAGAGCCTGAGAGCGGAGGAGCCCCTGCACATCTGGGTGGAAAGCCCCTGTGCTTGTCCCAATGCCTGTGCCATGGGAGATCTGGGTCTAGGCACGatcttcctcatcatcctctctctcaGCGCTGCTGCTTACTTCATCCTCG GCTCTTGTGCACTGAGGCCTTTTCGGAGCAGCAGTGGAGTCCAGATCTCTCCGGAGCACAGTGTTTGGTGTATGATCTGCTACCTGTGTACTGAGAGAAGGCCAGCGAGAAGACACTATAAAGACATGACACACTGTGAAGGATAA
- the rpl35 gene encoding large ribosomal subunit protein uL29 produces MAKIKARDLRGKKKEELLKQLDDLKNELSQLRVAKVTGGAASKLSKIRVVRKSIARVLTVINQTQKENLRKFYKGKKYKPLDLRPKKTRALRRRLNKHEESLRTKKQQRKDLLYSIRKFAVKA; encoded by the exons ATG GCCAAGATCAAGGCAAGAGATCTGCGGGGCAAGAAGAAGGAGGAGCTGCTTAAGCAGCTGGACGACCTGAAGAATGAACTGTCCCAGCTCCGTGTGGCCAAGGTGACCGGTGGAGCCGCATCCAAGCTCTCCAAGAT CCGCGTTGTCCGCAAGTCCATCGCCAGAGTCCTGACTGTAATCAaccagacacagaaagagaacCTGAGGAAGTTCTACAAG GGTAAGAAGTACAAGCCCCTGGATCTGAGACCCAAGAAGACCAGAGCTCTGCGTCGCCGACTCAACAAACATGAAGAGAGTCTGCGAACCAAGAAACAGCAGAGGAAAGACCTCCTGTACTCTATCCGCAAATTTGCAGTCAAAGCTTAG
- the golga1 gene encoding golgin subfamily A member 1, which translates to MFAKLKKKIAEEAATAPRSGVRIPRTISKESITSVGADSGDDFASDGSSSRDDLPAQLLRRNDQIRRLEAKLSDYAEQLRIMQKTKDKLEIALEKHQDSSIKKLQDQSETHQASRAKMAEGMTLALDKKDQEWMEKMAVLEKEKAALSARLEEMMEQSLTLFQKRDDLDELEGFQQQELAKVKHMLLRKEEQLGQRERELQQKEAEVHSAKRGLSETREKLQALQQQHKESCTLNAELEIEREELLLLREEADKKISELEGQCQELQSVIQQISEDFQKSQSIVSSLEKSLHDLQTEHDALKLQQQKAAVSEEDKERLLVDLQKKVTSLERRLQGNLSQDEHLQELLQEKSSLEQSLEETRAELLAVKTNHADTVSSLEAQVSKMSCSITELQTLLRHKDESSRAYRERTDTQIANLEQQVLESSERLKSAEQQITEKQQHVEKLQGEWSAEKAFLDQQVCLLQQQSEEKASRLEESIASLQTDRQTMQDRLADLEKQKDEANSSLRQRTEELEQCTVELNSRQTVSTEIAKALEETRRQKEELQTQVGEMTVSLQSSQQEVSTVSEKLALREEDIKALQNEVQSRQASLVQLQEEFERQRVQLEQMELDKDSQLMSLREELLSQTQQLDGCQARISYLEVEVETLTEQLHSPAVCEEDQNGSVTVDDLDHIQKVNRELEQELGDKNRTIKQLQQRMAELKRTLQKELKLKPEPEAEVKEKLTESRAEKLERVCPDPLPAFSPSPPASNTTVTNTSDLNDSREINFEYLKHVVLKFMSSREAEAYQLIRAVSVLLNFTREEEDMLKQTLEYKMSWFGSKPSPKGIIRPSISGASTSWS; encoded by the exons GCATCTGATGGCAGCAGTTCCAGGGATGACCTGCCCGCTCAGCTCCTCAGGAGGAACGATCAGATTCGGAGGCTGGAGGCCAAGTTATCAG ACTACGCTGAGCAGCTACGAATTATGCAGAAGACCAAGGACAAGCTTGAAATTGCATTAGAAAAGCATCAGGATT CATCCATTAAGAAACTTCAAGACCAGAGTGAGACTCACCAGGCCAGCAGAGCCAAAATGGCAGAGGGGATGACTCTGGCACTGGACAAGAAGGATCAG GAATGGATGGAGAAGATGGCCGTTTTGGAAAAG gaGAAGGCTGCACTTTCAGCCCGGCTGGAGGAGATGATGGAGCAAAGCTTGACACTCTTCCAGAAAAGGGATGACCTGGATGAACTGGAGGGCTTTCAGCAGCAGGAGCTCGCTAAAGTCAAACACATG CTGCTGAGGAAGGAGGAGCAGCTGGGCCAGCGGGAGCGGGAGCTTCAGCAGAAGGAGGCTGAAGTTCACTCGGCAAAGCGAGGGCTCTCTGAAACCCGGGAGAAACTCCAGGCtctgcagcagcaacacaagGAGAGCTGCACACTCAACGCTGAGCTGGAAATAGAGCG AGAggaactgctgctgctcagagaGGAGGCAGACAAGAAGATCAGTGAGCTGGAGGGACAATGTCAGGAGCTGCAGTCAGTCATCCAGCAGATCTCTGAAGACTTCCAAAAG tcacaGAGTATTGTGTCATCTTTAGAGAAGTCCCTCCACGATCTACAGACTGAACATGACGCCCTGAAGTTGCAACAACAAAAG GCTGCTGTGTCGGAGGAGGACAAGGAGCGCTTGTTGGTGGACCTTCAGAAGAAAGTGACCTCCCTGGAGAGACGTCTGCAGGGGAACCTGAGCCAGGACGAGCATCTACAGGAGCTTCTCCAGGAG AAATCCAGTCTGGAGCAAAGTCTGGAAGAGACCAGAGCAGAGCTACTGGCTGTTAAAACAAACCATGCTGATACTGTCAGCTCTCTGGAGGCACAG GTATCCAAAATGAGCTGCAGCATTACGGAGCTGCAGACTCTCCTCCGACACAAAGACGAGTCCTCCAGAGcctacagagagagaacagacaCGCAA ATAGCGAACCTGGAACAGCAAGTCCTGGAGAGCAGTGAGCGACTGAAGAGTGCAGAGCAGCAgatcacagagaaacagcagcacGTGGAAAAATTG CAAGGAGAGTGGAGTGCAGAGAAGGCCTTTCTGGatcagcaggtgtgtttgttgcagcagcagagtgaagagAAGGCCAGTCGGCTGGAGGAAAGCATCGCttcattacagacagacagacaaaccaTGCAGGACAGGCTG GCTGATCTGGAGAAGCAGAAGGACGAGGCAAACTCCTCTCTGAGACAGCGGACAGAAGAGTTGGAGCAGTGCACG GTGGAGCTGAACAGCCGGCAGACAGTAAGCACTGAAATCGCCAAAGCTCTGGAAGAAACCAGAAGACAGAAGGAGGAGCTGCAAACACAG GTTGGAGAGATGACCGTATCTCTACAGAGCTCACAGCAGGAAGTGTCCACCGTCAGTGAGAAGCTAGCACTGAGAGAAGAAGACATCAAAGCACTCCAGAATG AGGTGCAGAGTCGTCAGGCGTCACTGGTCCAGCTGCAGGAGGAGTTTGAGCGGCAGCGAGTCCAGCTGGAGCAGATGGAGCTGGACAAAGACTCTCAGCTGATGAGCCTGAGGGAAGAGCTGCTCAGCCAGACACAGCAGCTAGATGGCTGCCAAGCACGG atcTCGTAcctggaggtggaggtggaaaCCCTGACAGAGCAGCTTCACAGCCCTGCGGTGTGTGAGGAGGATCAGAACGGCAGTGTGACGGTGGACGACCTGGATCACATCCAGAAGGTCAACAGAGAGCTGGAGCAGGAGCTCGGCGACAAGAACAGG ACCAtcaagcagctgcagcagaggatGGCAGAACTGAAGAGGACTCTGCAGAAGGAACTG AAGTTGAAGCCGGAGCCTGAAGCTGAGGTGAAGGAGAAGTTGACAGAAAGCAGAGCAGAAAAACTAGAGAGGGTTTGTCCAGACCCGCTGCCCGCGTTCAGCCCGAGCCCCCCGGCCTCCAACACCACGGTGACCAACACCTCAGACCTCAACGACTCACGAGAGATCAACTTCGAGTATCTCAAACACGTCGTCCTCAAGTTCATGTCATCCAGAGAGGCTGAG GCGTACCAGCTGATACGAGCCGTATCTGTGTTGTTGAACTTCACACGAGAGGAGGAAGACATGTTGAAGCAAACTCTGGAATACAAG ATGTCCTGGTTTGGATCCAAGCCTTCTCCTAAGGGCATCATCCGGCCTTCAATCTCAGGCGCTTCAACCAGCTGGAGCTGA